A region of Saprospiraceae bacterium DNA encodes the following proteins:
- a CDS encoding glutamate-5-semialdehyde dehydrogenase, which yields MTTDLKNKVLSHMARLIDQRRVQLIASNIEDLAQADPADLAMYDRLKIDDKKVESMIRSLQDTIMQPDPIGRDRYEFHHPQGMRIVNRTAPFGTILIIYESRPDVTIEAAALAFKADNTILLKGGKEARSSNLYLVALWHESLSAYDINTDKIQYLDYTREQTSELLKTSGTRIDLVVPRGGDALIEMVRSLSTAPVLVSGRGNNFVYIHEDADIDMAIEIVINSKMHKISVCNATDKVLFDRNHPQHGIIITRLIDKLHAVECEVLVDKTLEDKALQSNLTIVQGEDIWYEEFLAKKIMFSLIDGLEDAIAKINTYSGGHTAVIVSNDSEVATKFMESIDAASVIHNASSRYTDGGQFGLGAELAISTDKLHHRGPLGLDHLVTNKWYVYGQGQVRD from the coding sequence ATGACCACTGACTTAAAAAATAAAGTACTGTCGCATATGGCGCGGTTGATAGATCAGCGGCGAGTACAGCTTATAGCCTCCAATATCGAGGACTTGGCTCAGGCGGACCCAGCTGACCTGGCCATGTATGATCGCCTCAAAATAGATGATAAAAAGGTCGAGTCTATGATCAGGTCGCTGCAGGATACCATTATGCAGCCAGACCCTATTGGCCGGGATAGGTATGAGTTTCATCATCCGCAAGGTATGCGGATCGTAAATAGGACAGCGCCTTTCGGGACGATCCTGATCATCTACGAATCCAGGCCGGATGTTACGATTGAGGCAGCAGCCCTGGCATTTAAGGCAGACAATACGATCCTGCTCAAAGGAGGTAAAGAGGCCCGCAGCTCCAATCTATATCTGGTCGCACTGTGGCACGAATCGCTGAGTGCCTACGATATCAATACGGATAAGATCCAATACCTCGACTACACCCGGGAGCAAACTTCAGAACTACTCAAAACCTCCGGGACCAGGATAGATCTGGTGGTGCCAAGAGGTGGAGATGCCCTGATAGAGATGGTCCGGTCACTTTCCACGGCACCGGTATTGGTGAGTGGACGCGGTAATAACTTTGTATACATTCATGAAGATGCTGACATCGATATGGCGATAGAGATTGTAATTAACTCCAAAATGCATAAAATCAGTGTATGCAATGCTACTGATAAAGTTTTGTTTGACCGAAATCACCCGCAACACGGTATTATTATCACCCGCCTGATAGACAAGTTACATGCAGTTGAATGTGAGGTCCTGGTCGATAAGACTTTGGAAGATAAGGCGCTCCAATCCAATCTGACTATCGTACAAGGTGAAGATATATGGTACGAAGAGTTTTTGGCCAAAAAAATCATGTTTTCGCTCATCGATGGTCTGGAGGATGCCATAGCAAAAATCAATACTTATTCCGGCGGACACACTGCTGTAATTGTGTCGAATGACAGTGAGGTTGCTACAAAATTTATGGAATCGATCGATGCTGCCTCTGTCATACACAATGCTTCTTCCAGATATACGGATGGTGGTCAGTTTGGACTTGGAGCAGAGCTCGCTATCAGTACTGACAAACTGCACCACCGGGGGCCGCTCGGACTCGATCATCTGGTGACTAATAAATGGTATGTCTATGGTCAGGGCCAGGTCAGAGACTAA